The Oncorhynchus kisutch isolate 150728-3 linkage group LG8, Okis_V2, whole genome shotgun sequence DNA segment GCGTTCTCTAAAGGCGTTATTTGATGTCTGTACTGCACTTGGCCAGAAAGTCTTACTTCCTCCTTTTAGCAGCAGTGAGACTATTGCACATTACTCATCTTTCACGTGAATATTGTCCTTCCTTCACTTTATGAATCATCAAACTCAAAGTTGTGTAAATGCAAGAAGACACATAGGACTTTGTATTTAGTTGTACTGGTGACATGAACTTTCTGAGAAGTTGACTTGCCAGTCTAAAGGTGGAAGCACGAGATTCATCTCAGGATGTTGCCATGGCACTCATCTTTACCATGGTAATACCATGGTAAACAATCTGAACGTCTGGGTGAGGTCGAGACACACTGAGGGCCGTAGCTACAGCTAGTGGAAATGACAACACTCAGTTTATTCACAAAATAAACTTCACTGAGTAACGGAAAACCATTACATGCTTGGATTCAACTTTCAAACTACCATACATGAACATGTGACTGACATGTAActgaacatgtaaagtgttggtcccatgtttcatgagctgaaattaaagattcCAGAAATTCTCCATATGTACAAAAAGttgatttctctcaaatgttgtgcccaaatttgtttacatccctgttagtgagcatttcacctttgccaaggtaatcaatccacctaacaggtgtggcatatcaagaagctgattaaacagcatgatcattacacaggtgcaccttgtgctggggacaataaaaggccactataaaatgtgcagttttgtcacacaaatcaatgccatagatgtctcaagtttgcaattgtgcagttggcatgctgactgcaggaatgtccaccagagctgttgccagagaatgtaatgttcatttctctaccataagccatctccaatgttgttttagagaatttggcggtaagtccaaccggcctcacaaccacagcccaggacctctacatccagcttcttcacctgtgggatgttaacgttgtgaacagagtgcaccatggtggcagtggggttatggtatgggtaggaataagctacagacaacaacacaattgCGTTTTAattgatgacaatttgaatgcacagacataccgtgacgagatcctgaggccaattTTTGTGCCATTCCTCTGCCACCatcgcctcatgtttcagcatgataatgcacaatcaacagcctgatcaactcttcgcgaaggagatgtgtcatgctgcatgaggcaaatgatggtcacaccagatactgactgaggtatctgtgaccaacagatgcatatctgtgttcccagtcatgtgaaatccatagattagggggtaatgaatttatttcaattgactgatttccttatatgagctcttactcagtaaaatctttgaaattgttgcatgttgcatttatatttttgttaagtgtaTAACAAAGCCTTTCCATTGTTGGTGGAACATTGGGGCTGCTGGCTGGGCTCACCTGGCTCGACCTCCTTCCTGTTtttgtgtgtaggggggggggggggggggggggggctgcggtACCATTGACTGTGGGCCTGTGTCCAGGACATAGTAAAACAAACACTCGGCTTTGGGCTACGCAATCAATGTGTGGGTGTTAAAGGTAATTTAAGGGCAGTGGTTCTGCTTGCCGGGCTCCTGTAAACAGGCGTGCCTCCTGTGGGTCGTTACTAATGCGGAGCTAGATGAGCCGGGGATAGAGCCCTGCCCTCCCCACAAGGCCTGTGTCACATTTCAGACTAGACTGTGAAAGCTGCTTCAACAGTCTCAACTAGTTCTGACTCACtcagactgaaacacacacacacacgtgtagcaGTGTGTGGGTAGAATCACTGGGGAAGCTAGAAAAAAGAATCTGTTGAGATTGCGTCTATAACACgatagttcatatgccttgcgtccgtgatatataggccgaaaggccgagacaataggaaacacacagtggcagaagaaaaaacatgttgacccACCCTACTTGTAGTGAAACACCGAtgacatcctcctctccttcatgttgacgaaatggtatatcactctgtcatactgtacaCGCTTCTagttttgttgtcctaggctacctggctaaaatgcttgctttcATGGGcaaagttagctagttaacattagccttctacatctagctacatattgaactgccatcctctcaggccaggggcacaatgtataaatgaatggttggatcagaattgccGTGATAATCAAAGGCCAGTACGGAGGATTAAGTAAGTAAAACCAAGCATATACCTTTTATTCCCCAACTTGCTGTGAGACCACTGTGAATCTCTAAACACTAAAACACACCAGACACATCTGCGATTTAGTTTAGCCCAGTAAGCCCACCCCCATTCATTCTTGGGAATGGGCATAATTGTCTCTTATTAGGTATAAAAACAAATGGGATTAACCGAAGTAATGCAATGTACTCACACAATTTAGCGAGCAGGCCAACCATACTGTTTATAGCTTTGAACATGAGGTAATGAGCAGCAAGCCAGGACTTAAGGGTGAACTATTTTCCTCGCCCACTTTGCCAGTCATGTCCTTCTCACATTCTCTTCTTATAGAAGCAGAGTCTCAGCCCAGAGTAGGGCCCTAGAATAGGCCTCTTGCAGGTTTACATCTCACTGACACTAACTCATCTTTTTGGCAGTGAGTGACCAAATAAAACATAGATCTATCCTTGGCACCGGACAAAAGGAGAACTAGCATAGATCGATGCTATCTTACGTTCTCAAACAGCTCTTCAACAGAATAGCACTTCAAGGCTGTGATTTACACTTCAACCAGTTGAATCAAAATCAAAAGGTAGAGAttgaaaataatgttttaaacccCTCTCTATACATTAGCTGTCTCCTGGCTGTGTAATGTTAACAGTGTTTGGAGCATCGTTCTAGCTAATGGGTGTATTTAAGCTGTGCTGGAGCGACAGGCTACAGGTGTTTTCACTATGTAACGCAGCTGGAGACTCAAACGCACGGTTTATCAGACCTATGCAGCAGACTCACTGTGCGCCCCATGAGCTTAACCTCACACACAACTGTCCTCACACAGCACAGGGCCCATGTTCCATTCTCCTCTTTTActccgctgctactctctggttattatctatgcatagtcactttaactctacctacaagtacatattacctcaattacctcgactaacctatgcctccgcacattgactctgtaccggtacccccctgtatgtagcctcgctactgttactttactgctgttctttaactatttgttatttttatattttacttaacacttatttttctgaaaacggcattgttggttatgagcttgtacgtcagcatttcactgtaaggtctacctacccctgttgtattcagcgcatgtgacaaatacaatttgatttgatagctgCTTGATTGGAGAGTGGGTTGGGTTTGTATTGTCGTTAAATGAGCACTGATTGCCTAGTATTGTTTGTCAAAGACAGTGTTGCATCATTGGAGGAAAGGGCACTCACTGGTCATTTAAATGAGATTTTGTATGAGAAATGATTTATATTCACATTGCCAATGGAAATATATGTACAAATGAGACATGTACATTTATAAAAGGAGGTTACACCACAGTATTGGTAGGCGACGCCAGCACGGAACAGACGTGTTCCAAAATGAAAGAGTTCATATCACacaagtgtgtgtttgttatcacacgtgtgtgtgtttgtgtgagtagaAAATATAATTGATGCAGTAGGTCATTATTTGAACTATATTTGATTGCTTGCATCGAACAAGTCAAGGTTTTCTCCAAATTTCCAATTGAATATAGTggaagcttcctgacatccaggacctatatatatAGGCCacgtatatatatatgcatagataataaacagtgagtaacGGGGTAAAGGTTAGTTGAGGTATTTGTTTTGGCACTGCAgttactcactgtttattatctatgcatagtcactttacaaatacCTCAACTAACCTTTACCCCCTCAAATtgtctcggtaccggtaccccgtatatatagcctcgttaatgtaattttcttgtgttactttttgattttatttattttttcactttattttattttgtaaatatttgcctaactctatttcttgaactgccttgttggttaagggcttgtaagtaagcattttacggcAAGGTCTGCAacagttgtattcggcacatgtgacaaataacatttgatttaatttgatttattgtgTTTGTCCTCTCTTCACATATTCCACCCTGTTCTAAAATCTTTATTCCACTAAGATACAGGTTCATTATCTTCTCATTGTCTCACTTTCAAACGGTAGTAGTAAACACACAAGCCAACCATGTGGTCTTGATTAATCAGGTCCTATGTGGCCTCATGTGGAACAATGCACTGGTCAGGATGACCCACTGTCTGGAGCATTTTTATTGCCCTCAGTGATGTGCACCTTCCAGCCTTGGATTGACCACAAAGATGGCAGGGTTACTTTCTGCATCCAGATGAGCACCAACAGATCTTgctgacaaaaaaaaacagaggACATGTATGATGACGCCTGCAACTTCTAAACCACATGTGAAGAGCAACTTAATGCTGTCACAAAAGGGAAATCAGGCGTGTGGGTGAGACATAGACCTTAGATTGAAACAGTTGCAGCCAATGAGTGGAGATTGGAGCCAATGAGTGGAAATGAGTAGAGATTGGTTGGCCACGTGTAACGGGTAAGGGGTAAGGAGGCTCGCGAGACACTTTCTGTTTCCTGCGAGCCCCGGAGAACCCATGTGACATAGAGAGATGCCACATCTTCTAGCAGTATCCTGTCAACAGTCTGAACCATATCTATAACCGCCACAGAGCTCTTAGTATGACCAGTAGGAGAAAATCTGGATTTTAGTGCCTTAAAGTTGGCTGGTGGAATGGAAAGTTTCAGGGACAAGAAGGCTGAGATAGAAAATAATCTTTAGAGATGACAGAACTGAGGACGGTTTCCTGTTAAAACACTTACATGATACTAATAGTCCTCAGTTAATTTACCAAGTCATAGGCCTACTACACTTGAAGCTTCAAATACAAACCAACTTTTCATTTAAACTACCATTTACACTTGCGTTGTCCTGTGGCACAGCATCCTACCAATATATAGGCCAAGAATGAAGTATGAACAATGGTGTGCACTCTTTGAATGGGCACTAAATCTAAAACCTAAAAgcattcttcggctgtccccctaggataaccctttgaagaacccgttttggttccaggtagaaccctttagaCTTCCATGTAGAAACCTTTCCACAGAGttttacatggaactcaaaagggttctacctggaagctTAATGGGTTATGCTATggagacagccaaagaacccttagatatatatatatatatatatacccagaCAAGAATTATAATtggctgtatatatatatatatatatatatagtgtagtatatatatagtgtagtatatagtgtagtatatatatatatagtgtagtatatatatagtgtagtatatagtgtagtgtatatatatatatatatggtatacTTAACCCATAATAATCCTATTCATACAGAAGTGATTCCAATTTCAGATTATGTGATTTTTATCTGCTCTATCAATGTCATTCTGTCAGTGTTCTGTATGTTCATGTTTTTATtgtagcctacccctgcctgaaATGacatgaacaaaaatacaaaaaggtAGACAACAATAAATAATATAGCATGACATGCAAATTGAATATGTAGCAAAATAACATAATATCAATCATTTAGACCTATTGAGCACTAACATTGAATTATGTCTTAATTCAATTCATAATGGAAACACTGACAATTTACCTGCTAACAAGAACGTCGGCAAAAGGAAGCAGTAGAGCAGTCCACATACCACCTGAAGCTCCATGAGTGCGCGTCCCAAATGCACTGCTTAACTCCAGTCTACAGCCTCGCTGATATTCCACGACGGAACGTTACATTCCACCCAATCAATTTTAATAAACCCAGTCCACAATAATTGTTCATGGTTTTAAAACAGTCTTTTAAACCGAGAAAATAAAGCGGTGCGGTCATTCCACTAGACAGACATATGACTTCCAAAAGTATTTTTCAACTTTTTCAAGTTTCCAGAGTGATGGACCAATGCGGACTATTGCGGTTCTTGTTCTGTAAATCCATAAGACATCTTCACCTCCTCACATTGCGGAGGTATAAAATGTATTCTCACGAAATTGTAAACAAAAACTAACTACCAGCTCTCCCGTATTGAAACAACTCTCCTCTCTTGCCGCCCCTTGGACTGAACATTCCCTGTAAAGCAATATCTTCCAGGAAAAAGTGATTCACCAGTAGGCCTACTGCAACAGATGAACTGTTCTTTCAGTCGCTGTAAATCCAATTCACTCTCACTGGGTTGGTACTTCCTCAgaatttttttctctcttcatAACCTAACTAACAATTTTAATGTGTGTTTTCGAAAGCAACCTGTCCACGTGGAAGACTATCCCACAAGCATACCCAATTAATGTATGGTAATTTCGAAAGAAACGAATTCATTTTCAACCTTTTCAGCTATTCTATATCATAGTTAACGCATGTTTGAAAATCTCTCACTGACAGCACCATCGCCTGCGATTTTCCTACTTGAGCACATCGTCGTTTTGCGTTGACACATGACACTTACAAACTTTAGCCTATGGTAGGAAATTATAGGTGAAATATCACTATGTGACACTCCTACAGCAACATGCTAATgaataaccctaccttaaccgcGTAGTAAAACCAGTAGCCTATGAATTTTGAGATTATACACCCGAAAACTCGTACTCGGTAATCTTTTGAAGAAGTTTCACACTGCTGTAATCTGCTTGAAATTGACTCTACATTCTTCTAAATAAATATTGTCTGGTAAATCATTAGCGTCATCTAGCGGTACACCAAACCCAACTCatcactctctcaattcaattcaagaggctttattggcatgggaaacatgtgttaacattgccaaagcaagtgaggtagataataaacaaaagtgaaattaacaatcaaaattaacagtaagcgttacacatacagaagtttcaaaacaataaagacattacaaatgtcatattacgtatatatacagtgttgcaacgatgtacaaacggttaagggtacacaaggggaaataaataagcataaatatgggttgtatttacaatggtgtttgttcttcactggttgcccttttcttgtggcaacaggtcacaaatcttgctgctgtgatggcacactgtggaatttcacccagtagatatgggagtttatcaaaattgggtttgttttcaaattctttgtggatctgtgtagtctgagggaaatatgtgtctctaatatggtcatacattggacaggaggttaggaagtgcagctcagtttccacctcattttgtgggcagtgtgcacatagcctgttttctcttgagagccatgtctatctacggcggcctttctcaatggcaaggctatgctcactgagcctgtgcatagtcaaagctttccttaagtttgggtcagtcacagtggtcaggtattctgccactgtgtactctctgtttagggccaaatagcattctagtttgctctgtttttttgtcaattgtttccaatgtgtcaagtaattacctttttgttttctcatgatttgattgggtctaattgtgctgctgtcttaGGGCTCTATggggtgtgttttgtgtttgtgaacagagccccaggaccagcttgcatctctctctctctctctctctctctctctctctctctctctctctctctctctctctctcacacacacacacacacacacacacacacacacacacacacacacacaaagaaaaccCTCTTCAAATAATTTCTATAAAAAAAGAGGAAGCAGTCAGATAATCACACTACTTAACTCATAGACATCCAGAATGCATGACCTACAATAATCTCAAAATTACATGGCCAGATAGGAAACCATCACCAACTCAAACTCAAAATATAGAAATAACATAGCATTGACCTACCGTACAATAAAAACTACATATTTTCACTGCATGCAAATACAAATTATTACATGAGGGAAACTAGTAAAAAGAAGGGAAAAAAGCAACCACCGTTGCACATGAAAACAGAATCCTACTCACTACTTCACGTTGTCATCCGGGAGAACGGAGCAACTGGCTCGCGCGGTAATGTCTAGATgcgatacagcttttgtcaaattgatgtataaaaaaataaataataataaatgttttgGAATTTTTGCTAAACCTAACTCTTTTCCTAACCTTTAACCTAAATCTCCAAACCTACTTTAATGCTTCTAACATACTGCGTAAATTATCCTAAACCTGCTACGGCTCAACTCTAACGCAATCAACGCTAATCATGAATATAATCCCATCAATCACACAACAGTTTCTtaactacatactgtactgtccttTGAGACAGCCTTATCACAACTGATTCGTTCAAAAAAGGTGAGGTACTAGGCACTGACCAATCATTAAACAAATCTATTTGTAACGGGGCGGGAGGAGGCTTTGTGAAGGTCACATGTCCATTTCGCGCGAAAGTGTGTTGATGTTCTGGTCATAGCGACTTTGATCAAGCCTGCATATATACCTCGATGGCTGAAGCTGCTGAGTTGGAATTTGATCGTTCGTCTTTCCTGACCAGAAGAGAATTGTGTGGTTCTAGATTTGACATCATTATGTCTCAGGCGCGGGTCACCGATTTTTACGTCCAGAGAAAGAAAGATGCTATTGGGGCTGCGCATGGTGATGGTAATAGAACCCAAGTTGTGGACACTGTAACAAGTCATCCCAGCACAATATCAACTCGGTCGAAAAGCAAGAATGCAGCATCTACAACAAATGTTATGATAACGACTTCAAAATCCACATGTTCTGAAAACAGTGTACAAGAGGAGTTTTGGAGAGTTATTGACGAGGCGACTTCGGTCAATAAGGTGGAGAGCGTGTCTCCTGTGCTGGCGAGGACTAACTCGGAAAAACAAACCCTTTTCTCCAGCCCTCGTACTCCCAAGAGGACCTCTACAGATGCTGAGTTCGATCTTGGATCAGCTGTTTTTTCAGCCACTGCTGAACATAAAATCGCAAAGAAGCGTCTTCGGATCGAGGCAAGAAAACATGGCATCGCTGCAGGGACAAGTCCTGGGCCGGTtaaagttgtgaagaaggcgGTCAGGAAGAAATTGATTCTCTTCGAAGACGACGAAAAGGTAATGTTGGCTTAATAATTACATATTTTCGTAGGCCGCCATGGTGTcattttaatgtttttattttgatAAACTGCGTaaattaaggtgtgtgtgtgtgtgtggtaaacacaggcttagatCTCATAACTACGTGTTGTTCTAAGACCATCTTCATCAAAATAACGTCACTTCTACGTAGGCTAATCAAAACAAGTACAACGGCGtaataaaggtcatgttaactgactgatattatagtCATAAGCTAACACCATTTACAGCTTTTAGGGCTACAAACTGGCGACCTATTTCTAGAAATAACAACCTAGCAAGTCTGGTCCAGAATGGTTAACTAGCTATTTATCGTAAGCTAGacacaacagacctcacaacaaTTCATTTTTATTTTCCTAGTTTGCCTACTAGTAGCTAAATAATTTGAAGACATTGAAGGGGGCTGAAAATGTACAAGTCACTACTTCATCTTTTATTTTTTAGGCAACCCAGCCTCCGGCTAAAGATGTCCTGCAGGTACCCTATTCACTACCTGTTGATAAAGAATCAAAGAATTTAGTCAACTGCAGTGCCAACCATTCTCCAACGGGCAAACCACATGTTCAGGGCAGCTCAAAACCAAAAGAGGGGCACAAGGTACAGTATTGTTGGTGGCATATGCTTTCACCTCTGCTCTTTGCTGTTAAGTCTACACACCTGGCCACAATTCAATTCTATGGGAGAATGTTTCATTTTATCCCCTCAAGTTACTCCTTAGTCATACCATAATGGACAGCATCCTCACATGTTTCAATggtattgatttatttattttttaaatgtttttttccctacTACATCAGACTTTCTCCAAAGAGGATGTTGCAGCACTCAAGTTCCAACTTCAGAAGATCAAGGACCAGACACAGAAAGCTGAGAACCTGCCCTCTACGGCCACAGGGACTACTGCCCCAGACCTGAAGAGAAAGCTAGCCCGTGTCAAAGAGCTTGCTGCTAAGGCACAACATCGGAAGGCGGAGAGGTTGGCAGAGGCCAGATCTACTGAGGAAAATAATTGCCCAATAACCGAGGATGGGTGAGGATGAAACAATTATTTAAATGATAGACAATCTTAAATTCAGCCAGGGTGGGTGAAGCTCAAAATAGTGACATTTGATGCGGGTCTTTGTTGGGAAACAGTGTTATTTGAAAAGAGGCTGCTGTAGTGGCTTTGACTATAACTCATCCATTGTCCTGATCTGTAATATGCTCTTTTTCAGAGATAAGCTCCCAGCCTATCAGCGGTACCATACTCTTGCCCAGGATACTCCCCCTGGCCTCACCCTGCCCTTCAAGTACAAACTGCTTGCTGGAATGTTCCGTAGCATGGACACCATAGTGGGAATGCTTTTCAACCGCTCAGAGACTGTTACCTTTGCCAAAGTGAAGCAGGGTGTCCAGGACATGATGCACAAGTATGGAGCAAACTACACTTGTCTAATTGGATTAGTAGAATTCCATGGGAAAGAGCAGCAGAAATATTCATCACTTTTTATTTCACAGGCGTTTTGAAGAGACCCATGTGGGCCAGATTAAG contains these protein-coding regions:
- the LOC109895461 gene encoding DNA replication factor Cdt1-like — translated: MAEAAELEFDRSSFLTRRELCGSRFDIIMSQARVTDFYVQRKKDAIGAAHGDGNRTQVVDTVTSHPSTISTRSKSKNAASTTNVMITTSKSTCSENSVQEEFWRVIDEATSVNKVESVSPVLARTNSEKQTLFSSPRTPKRTSTDAEFDLGSAVFSATAEHKIAKKRLRIEARKHGIAAGTSPGPVKVVKKAVRKKLILFEDDEKATQPPAKDVLQVPYSLPVDKESKNLVNCSANHSPTGKPHVQGSSKPKEGHKTFSKEDVAALKFQLQKIKDQTQKAENLPSTATGTTAPDLKRKLARVKELAAKAQHRKAERLAEARSTEENNCPITEDGDKLPAYQRYHTLAQDTPPGLTLPFKYKLLAGMFRSMDTIVGMLFNRSETVTFAKVKQGVQDMMHKRFEETHVGQIKTVYPTAYHFRQERNIPTFSATVKKSSYQLTVEPVIEADKSKAVLAASRLLERRRIFHQNLISIVKGHHKAFLAKLNPPIRVPDDKLTRWHPRFNVDEVPNVLSGELPQPPRGAEKLTTAQEVLDQARSMMTPKVEKALANVVLKTAEMVCVKEQEPVPQTPVAPSETHSALKGVSQSLLERIRAKQAQKLQAALTRNPQQEERLVMMSRLEELARILRNVFVAEKKPALIMEVACNRMVSSYRSAMSMGDMELHLHLLAELTSEWLTIHTIRKDFYLKLNKTMDLNVVLEKLKQKTKEEESL